One genomic region from Argentina anserina chromosome 2, drPotAnse1.1, whole genome shotgun sequence encodes:
- the LOC126784396 gene encoding protein NETWORKED 3C, producing the protein MMKKQQQASHYWLFDSRSNSTRTPWLQSTLAELEKNTDAMLQLIQEDADSFAQRAEMYYKKRPQLIGMVEEFYRAHRSLAERYDLVKSDSGTRLLTTLGSPFSTKCHSEKSMSVVDETYDSLSETCDPEEYTESEVDDPEIEDETPVNKATEGKVSCRVSDDEVRKLKEEIERLQEENTIQQAQLKQKDDEKREVIRQLSVAVDVYKQENVKLRKYLARELADNSSPFFEFNKLKATFLGKLFNRSPKSHTPIVAL; encoded by the exons atgatgaagaagcagCAGCAGGCGTCGCATTACTGGCTGTTTGACAGCCGAAGCAACTCGACAAGAACTCCATGGCTTCAGTCGACTCTGGCTG AGCTGGAGAAGAACACAGATGCCATGCTACAGCTGATTCAGGAAGATGCAGATTCTTTTGCCCAACGTGCAGAGATGTATTACAAGAAGCGACCACAGCTAATCGGCATGGTTGAAGAATTTTATCGAGCTCACAGGTCATTAGCTGAGAGATATGATCTAGTTAAGTCTGATTCGGGAACTCGCCTCCTGACAACATTAGGGTCTCCTTTCTCAACCAAATGCCATTCAGAAAAGTCAATGAGTGTGGTGGATGAAACCTACGATAGCCTGTCTGAAACCTGTGATCCTGAGGAGTACACTGAGTCTGAAGTTGATGATCCTGAAATTGAGGATGAAACCCCAGTTAATAAAGCAACAGAAGGGAAGGTTTCATGCAGAGTCAGTGACGATGAAGTGAGGAAGTTAAAGGAAGAAATAGAGAGGCTCCAAGAGGAAAATACAATTCAACAGGCTCAGCTAAAGCAGAAAGATGATGAGAAGAGAGAGGTAATAAGACAGTTGAGTGTAGCTGTGGATGTTTACAAACAGGAAAATGTGAAGCTGAGAAAGTATCTTGCCCGAGAATTAGCAGATAATTCGAGTCCCTTCTTCGAGTTTAACAAATTGAAGGCTACATTTCTAGGGAAGTTGTTTAACAGGTCCCCAAAGTCTCATACTCCAATTGTTGCACTCTAG
- the LOC126784937 gene encoding glycine-rich protein DOT1-like isoform X2 — MNRKLRLCQYSDKGSAMHGGGGPGGGPGGGGPGGPGGPWGPGFGFFGGFGNGLCDMICSCFHCLCCCCLLDECFGGPRGGYGPPGGPPPPF; from the exons ATGAATCGGAAG CTGCGGTTGTGCCAATATTCTGATAAAGGGTCAGCCATGCATGGTGGAGGTGGTCCGGGTGGAGGTCCTGGAGGGGGAGGGCCTGGAGGTCCAGGAGGACCGTGGGGTCCGGGATTTGGCTTCTTTGGCGGGTTTGGCAATGGCCTATGCGATATGATATGTTCTTG CTTCCACTGCTTGTGCTGTTGTTGCTTGCTAGATGAATGCTTTGGTGGGCCTCGTGGTGGATATGGACCTCCTGGAGGACCTCCTCCTCCATTCTGA
- the LOC126784936 gene encoding tubby-like F-box protein 3: MSFKSILQDMKGEFGSISRKGFDVTFGMKPRSHRVVQDTSFRIDTLKQSCWANMPPELLRDVLMRIEASDDTWPPRKNVVACAGVCKNWREIMKEIVKSAEVSGKLTFPISLKQPGPRDSLLQCYIKRSRSNQTYYLYLGLNQASTDDGKFLLAARKCRRPTCTDYIISLNSEDVSKGNSAFVGKLRSNFLGTKFTIYDAQPTNTGAKVTKCHSTRLVNMKQVSPRAPAGNYPVAHIAYELNVLGSRGPRRMQCVMDSIPARAVEPGGVAPTQTEFVNSNLDSIPSLPFFRSKSGRGESVQSGLQSGQNEGMLVLRNKAPRWHEQLQCWCLNFNGRVTVASVKNFQLVASPENGVAAGPEHENVILQFGKVGKDVFTMDYQYPISAFQAFAICLSSFDTKIACE; encoded by the exons ATGTCTTTCAAGAGTATACTTCAGGATATGAAAGGAGAGTTTGGGAGCATTTCGAGGAAAGGGTTTGATGTGACATTTGGGATGAAACCGAGGTCACACCGGGTTGTTCAGGACACCTCGTTCAGGATTGATACTTTGAAGCAGAGTTGTTGGGCTAACATGCCGCCGGAGCTTTTGAGGGATGTGTTGATGAGGATTGAGGCGTCTGATGATACATGGCCTCCAAGGAAAAATGTGGTTGCTTGTGCCGGTGTGTGTAAGAATTGGAGGGAGATCATGAAGGAGATTGTCAAGTCAGCAGAAGTTTCGGGCAAGCTGACGTTTCCAATTTCCTTGAAGCAG CCTGGACCCAGGGACTCGCTTCTCCAATGCTATATAAAGCGGAGTCGTAGCAACCAGACATATTATCTTTACCTGGGCTTAAATCAAG CTTCAACTGATGATGGAAAGTTTCTTCTTGCTGCGAGAAAGTGTAGACGCCCAACATGCACAGATTATATCATCTCTCTGAATTCTGAAGATGTGTCAAAAGGGAACAGTGCCTTTGTTGGAAAGCTCAG ATCAAATTTTCTGGGTACCAAGTTCACAATCTATGATGCACAACCAACTAATACTGGTGCCAAAGTCACTAAGTGTCATTCCACCAGACTTGTAAATATGAAACAAGTGTCACCCAGAGCTCCTGCTGGCAATTATCCTGTGGCGCACATTGCTTATGAGTTGAACGTCTTGGGTTCCAG AGGTCCTAGGAGAATGCAGTGTGTAATGGACAGTATCCCTGCTCGTGCTGTTGAGCCAGGAGGTGTGGCCCCTACGCAGACCGAATTTGTCAATAGCAATTTGGATAGTATTCCATCACTCCCTTTCTTCAGATCAAAATCAGGTCGTGGAGAGAGTGTTCAATCTGGGTTACAATCTGGTCAGAATGAAGGCATGCTGGTATTAAGGAACAAGGCACCAAGGTGGCACGAACAACTCCAGTGCTGGTGTCTGAACTTCAATGGGCGGGTAACTGTTGCTTCTGTCAAAAATTTTCAGCTTGTTGCTTCTCCAGAGAATGGAGTTGCTGCTGGCCCAGAGCATGAAAATGTCATTCTTCAGTTTGGAAAAGTAGGCAAAGATGTATTCACAATGGATTACCAGTATCCAATTTCAGCCTTCCAGGCATTTGCTATCTGCCTTAGCAGCTTTGACACCAAGATTGCTTGTGAATAA
- the LOC126784532 gene encoding classical arabinogalactan protein 26-like produces MASFRSFMAMLMFFMAYSSGSSLATKISSISAAPAVLPGAPAPQSSSPTLSPDISPLFPSPSGVPLSPSESSLPTIPSSPSPPNPEAVVAAPEPELGASPSGAPMPVSHSVSVTSSALPLHGFFLLGFLVFCVMQV; encoded by the coding sequence ATGGCTTCTTTTAGGTCCTTCATGGCAATGCTCATGTTCTTCATGGCTTATTCTTCTGGTTCTTCACTAGCTACTAAAATTTCCTCAATCTCTGCAGCACCTGCAGTTTTACCAGGTGCTCCAGCTCCACAATCTTCGTCTCCAACCTTATCACCAGACATTTCTCCTTTGTTCCCTTCACCTTCTGGTGTGCCACTTTCTCCGAGTGAGTCATCACTGCCCACAATCCCATCAAGTCCAAGCCCACCAAACCCTGAAGCTGTTGTTGCTGCTCCTGAACCAGAATTGGGTGCTTCACCATCTGGGGCTCCTATGCCAGTTTCTCATTCAGTTTCTGTCACTTCTTCAGCTCTGCCTCTACATGGATTTTTCTTACTTGGGTTTCTGGTTTTCTGTGTAATGCAGGTTTGA
- the LOC126784934 gene encoding sodium/hydrogen exchanger 1-like: MDWTTLFMKMDASVDSITLFVVLLCFCIVIGHLLEKSRWMTESVTALFIGLCTGIFILVTTKGKSSHPFVFDEHLFFIYLLPPIIFNAGFQVKKKQFFQNFITISLLGAVGCLISFVIIWLGATLMFRNLDIGFLDLKDYLALGAIFSATDTVCTLQVLNQDETPLLYSLVFGEGVVNDATSVVLFNAIQRFDLSHITSTVAMGLFGNFIYLFITSTVLGIVVGLLTAYVIKKLYLGRHSTDREVALMILMAYLSYMVAELFDLSGILTVFFCGIVMSHYTWHNVTEKSRVTTKHGFATLSFISEIFIFLYVGMDALDIEKWKFVSKSPGKSIGVSSILLVLVLVGRAASVFPLCFLSNLTRKSQNEKIGFKQQVTVWWAGLMRGAVSVALAYNWFTMSGRTQQPGNAIMITSTITVVLFTNVVCGLLTKPLVRFLLPQHKQSSNTMLPEISSEMSLVLPILTNRDDPKQDSMSGSDNTPRPNLRMLLTRPTPSVHYYWRMFDDTVMRPIFGGRGFVPHIPSPEQNSLHERLLPEQDIVE; encoded by the exons ATGGATTGGACCACTCTTTTTATGAAGATGGATGCCTCAGTTGATTCAATAACTCTATTCGTGGTGCTTCTTTGCTTTTGCATTGTGATTGGTCATCTTCTGGAGAAGAGTCGATGGATGACTGAATCTGTTACTGCTCTTTTCATT GGTCTTTGTACTGGGATCTTTATTCTAGTAACAACCAAGGGGAAAAGCTCACACCCCTTTGTATTTGATGAACATCTTTTCTTCATATATCTTCTGCCGCCTATTATATTTAATGCCGG ATTCCAAGTGAAAAAGAAGCAGTTTTTTCAGAACTTTATCACAATCTCCTTGTTGGGTGCTGTTGGCTGTTTGATATCCTTTGTGATTATATGGCTGG GTGCGACGCTTATGTTCAGAAATTTGGACATTGGTTTTCTTGATCTCAAGGATTATCTTG CACTTGGAGCTATCTTCTCGGCTACAGACACTGTTTGCACTCTCCAA gtgcttaatcaagatgagacacCTTTACTGTACAGTCTAGTCTTTGGAGAAGGTGTTGTGAATGATGCTACATCTGTGGTACTCTTCAATGCAATCCAGCGGTTTGATCTCTCCCACATCACCTCAACCGTTGCCATGGGGCTCTTTGGCAACTTCATCTATCTGTTTATAACAAGCACAGTGCTTGGTATAGTT GTTGGATTGCTCACTGCATATGTCATAAAGAAATTGTATCTTGGCAG GCACTCTACTGATCGTGAAGTTGCACTGATGATTCTGATGGCTTATCTTTCATACATGGTGGCAGAA CTATTCGATCTAAGCGGCATTCTTACTGTTTTCTTTTGTGGAATTGTCATGTCACACTACACCTGGCATAATGTGACTGAAAAATCAAGAGTTACAACCAA GCATGGGTTCGCAACACTGTCATTTATTTCAGAGATTTTTATCTTTCTATATGTTGGTATGGATGCCTTGGACATCGAGAAGTGGAAATTTGTAAGCAAGAG TCCTGGGAAATCAATCGGTGTCAGTTCGATACTACTTGTCCTGGTTCTGGTTGGAAGAGCAGCTTCTGTATTTCCTCTATGTTTCCTTTCAAACTTAACTAGGAAATCTCAGAATGAAAAAATTGGGTTTAAGCAGCAG GTAACAGTATGGTGGGCTGGACTCATGCGAGGTGCAGTATCTGTGGCTCTAGCTTATAATTGG TTTACAATGTCGGGGCGCACCCAACAGCCTGGAAATGCTATTATGATCACCAGTACAATTACAGTAGTTCTCTTCACTAATGTG GTATGCGGATTACTGACAAAGCCTCTTGTAAGGTTCTTGCTACCACAACATAAACAATCGAGTAACACAATGTTGCCAGAAATATCATCTGAGATGTCTCTGGTTCTACCAATCCTGACTAACAGGGACGATCCAAAACAGGACAGCATGTCTGGGAGTGATAACACTCCTCGTCCTAATCTGCGTATGCTCTTGACAAGACCAACTCCTTCGGTACATTACTATTGGCGTATGTTTGATGATACCGTCATGCGTCCTATATTTGGGGGTAGAGGATTTGTTCCACATATTCCTTCACCGGAGCAAAATTCTCTTCATGAACGGTTACTTCCGGAACAGGACATAGTAGAGTAA
- the LOC126784163 gene encoding uncharacterized protein LOC126784163, with translation MDGGGGGGGGWGGGGGGGPGGWGGGHGGGGPGGWGGGPGGGGPGGWGGGPGGGGPGGWGHGPGGPGWGPGPGGPWGPGLGGPWGRPGGFWGPGYGGGWWGGPGGFFGGFGNGIYEMIYSCFSCLCCCCLVDECFGGPRGGYGPPGGPPPF, from the exons ATGGAtggtggag gtggaggtggtggtggatgGGGTGGAGGGGGAGGGGGAGGGCCAGGTGGCTGGGGTGGAGGTCATGGAGGCGGAGGGCCGGGTGGTTGGGGTGGCGGTCCTGGAGGCGGAGGGCCGGGTGGTTGGGGTGGAGGTCCTGGAGGGGGTGGGCCTGGTGGATGGGGTCATGGGCCAGGAGGACCAGGTTGGGGTCCAGGTCCTGGAGGACCATGGGGTCCTGGCCTGGGAGGACCTTGGGGTAGGCCTGGTGGATTTTGGGGTCCGGGATATGGTGGCGGGTGGTGGGGTGGACCTGGTGGGTTCTTTGGTGGCTTTGGCAATGGGATATACGAGATGATATATTCATG TTTCTCTTGCTTGTGCTGCTGTTGTTTAGTAGATGAATGCTTTGGCGGACCTCGTGGCGGATACGGACCTCCTGGAGGACCTCCTCCATTCTGA
- the LOC126784164 gene encoding uncharacterized protein LOC126784164, with product HQGYPEIDLTLPTDLCSHLLNNPKIDTNSTQEQTPNPSYKQLSLSLCKSITSNQDSQLLNTLKSVDFELHVQEPFFTQIKHGIKTTEGRCNVGNYSRIETGAPILFNKCLVVEVKEVRSYGSFSDMLKAESLEKVLPGVKTIEEGVQVYRRFYCEETERSNGVIAICIEKLAIQPYLYLAKLLGS from the coding sequence CATCAAGGGTACCCTGAAATCGACCTAACCTTGCCCACTGACCTCTGCTCCCATCTCCTCAACAACCCGAAAATCGACACCAATTCCACGCAAGAACAAACCCCAAATCCTTCATACAAGCAACTATCACTATCCCTATGTAAATCCATCACTTCCAACCAGGATTCCCAATTACTCAACACACTCAAATCAGTAGACTTTGAACTCCATGTTCAGGAGCCCTTCTTCacacaaatcaaacatggcaTAAAGACAACCGAAGGAAGATGCAACGTTGGTAACTACAGTCGAATCGAAACAGGAGCTCCGATCCTCTTCAACAAATGTCTTGTTGTCGAGGTTAAGGAAGTCAGATCGTATGGTTCGTTTTCTGATATGTTGAAGGCAGAGAGCCTAGAGAAGGTTCTGCCCGGTGTGAAAACCATTGAAGAGGGTGTTCAAGTCTACAGGAGATTCTACTGTGAGGAAACTGAAAGGTCCAATGGTGTCATTGCCATATGTATTGAAAAATTGGCTATTCAACCCTACTTGTACTTGGCCAAATTATTAGGGTCGTGA
- the LOC126784937 gene encoding uncharacterized protein LOC126784937 isoform X1: protein MGKKLSPELRLCQYSDKGSAMHGGGGPGGGPGGGGPGGPGGPWGPGFGFFGGFGNGLCDMICSCFHCLCCCCLLDECFGGPRGGYGPPGGPPPPF, encoded by the exons ATGGGGAAAAAGCTCAGTCCAGAG CTGCGGTTGTGCCAATATTCTGATAAAGGGTCAGCCATGCATGGTGGAGGTGGTCCGGGTGGAGGTCCTGGAGGGGGAGGGCCTGGAGGTCCAGGAGGACCGTGGGGTCCGGGATTTGGCTTCTTTGGCGGGTTTGGCAATGGCCTATGCGATATGATATGTTCTTG CTTCCACTGCTTGTGCTGTTGTTGCTTGCTAGATGAATGCTTTGGTGGGCCTCGTGGTGGATATGGACCTCCTGGAGGACCTCCTCCTCCATTCTGA